The proteins below come from a single Pseudarthrobacter sp. SSS035 genomic window:
- a CDS encoding ABC transporter substrate-binding protein codes for MLAGCGSSNTASGTAGNAEVATGGSKFTTADAETAKLGSDAEAGEFPRVIKHANGETTLDKKPERVVVLDTGELDALVSLGVTPVGMATTEGANAVPGYLADKVAGVETVGTIQDLNLEAIAALKPDLIIGSKLRADKLYPQLSQIAPTVFSIRPGFPWKENFLLAGEALGEETKAVAALNAYQAKADELKAAVPDDQKVSLVRFLPGKIRLYANKSLIGVILKDAGIARPENQDIDELAAEISAENIGDADADWIFYSSYGEPSATGETSVVEGAVWPRLEAVKSGHAKAVSDDTWFLGLGPTGASLIQDELKDLLTAG; via the coding sequence ATGCTGGCCGGTTGCGGCAGCTCCAACACTGCATCCGGTACCGCCGGCAACGCAGAGGTTGCCACCGGCGGATCCAAGTTCACCACCGCCGACGCGGAGACTGCCAAGCTCGGCAGCGACGCCGAGGCCGGCGAATTCCCCCGCGTCATCAAGCACGCCAACGGCGAGACCACTCTCGACAAAAAGCCGGAGCGCGTCGTTGTCCTGGACACCGGTGAGCTCGACGCCCTGGTCTCCCTGGGCGTCACTCCTGTGGGCATGGCCACTACGGAGGGTGCCAACGCGGTCCCCGGCTACCTGGCTGACAAGGTGGCCGGCGTGGAAACTGTGGGCACTATCCAGGACCTGAACCTCGAGGCGATCGCTGCCCTGAAGCCGGACCTCATCATCGGCAGCAAGCTGCGTGCGGACAAGCTCTACCCGCAGCTTTCCCAGATTGCTCCCACCGTCTTCAGCATCCGCCCGGGGTTTCCGTGGAAGGAAAACTTCCTGTTGGCTGGCGAGGCACTGGGCGAGGAGACCAAGGCGGTCGCCGCGCTCAACGCCTACCAGGCCAAGGCCGATGAACTGAAGGCTGCAGTCCCGGACGACCAGAAGGTATCCCTGGTCCGCTTCTTGCCGGGCAAGATCCGCCTCTACGCCAACAAATCGCTCATCGGCGTGATCCTGAAGGACGCCGGCATCGCCCGGCCGGAGAACCAGGACATAGACGAGCTGGCTGCGGAGATCTCTGCCGAGAACATCGGCGACGCCGATGCCGACTGGATCTTCTACAGCAGCTACGGCGAGCCCTCCGCCACCGGGGAAACCTCTGTTGTTGAAGGCGCCGTCTGGCCCCGACTCGAGGCCGTCAAGTCCGGCCACGCCAAGGCCGTCAGCGATGACACCTGGTTCCTGGGCCTTGGTCCCACCGGCGCTTCGCTGATCCAGGATGAACTCAAGGACCTGCTTACCGCGGGCTGA
- a CDS encoding M14 family zinc carboxypeptidase produces MNKTLATLRTAAVSGALVLAALAAPAPLAHAVGEGPNYDGNGQITTSKLATYDELVSFLKDQDTRQPAMDLEVIGQTVKGRDIHLVKYISDPAKPTILYLTQQHGNEQLTTEGAMAFVKHLGTGKSGDILDGVNILIVPMLNADGAMGDVNFPLDDYLAKGDRNMTRYNAEEVDLNRDHVAKIQPETQSLHTNVMRKYNIDYMIDLHHQGTRSERDGKLVSGSILYPTTPNADPAVVEKSKQLGAVVFNNVDSTGWGHLGKYVGGSAETISRNGIAVEYGIATLLFEMRGMSDHYLDGYALGLRSNGYLIQQTVTTLTATAAAIADGSIADADTSFWDSLDTQTSSPGEEADDE; encoded by the coding sequence GTGAACAAAACCCTGGCAACCTTAAGGACCGCGGCCGTATCCGGAGCCCTGGTTCTGGCGGCACTCGCCGCGCCGGCACCGTTGGCCCATGCCGTGGGCGAAGGCCCCAACTATGACGGCAACGGCCAGATCACCACCTCGAAACTGGCAACCTATGACGAGTTGGTCTCCTTCCTGAAGGATCAGGACACCCGCCAGCCAGCCATGGACCTGGAGGTGATCGGCCAGACTGTCAAGGGCCGGGACATCCACCTGGTGAAGTACATTTCGGACCCGGCCAAGCCCACCATCCTGTACTTGACCCAGCAGCACGGAAATGAGCAGCTGACCACCGAGGGTGCCATGGCATTCGTGAAACACCTGGGAACCGGGAAATCGGGGGACATCCTGGACGGAGTGAACATCCTCATTGTTCCCATGCTCAACGCCGACGGCGCGATGGGAGATGTGAACTTCCCTCTGGACGACTACCTGGCCAAGGGAGACCGCAACATGACGCGGTACAACGCCGAGGAGGTGGACCTGAACCGCGACCACGTCGCCAAAATCCAGCCCGAAACCCAGTCACTCCACACCAACGTCATGCGCAAGTACAACATTGACTACATGATCGACCTGCACCACCAGGGCACCCGGAGCGAACGCGACGGAAAGCTGGTCTCCGGGTCCATCCTGTACCCCACCACGCCCAATGCCGATCCGGCTGTTGTGGAAAAGTCCAAGCAGCTGGGCGCCGTGGTCTTTAATAACGTCGACTCCACCGGCTGGGGCCACTTGGGCAAGTATGTGGGCGGCAGCGCCGAGACCATCAGCCGCAACGGCATCGCAGTGGAGTACGGGATCGCTACCCTGCTCTTCGAAATGCGTGGCATGTCTGATCACTATCTGGACGGCTACGCCCTCGGACTCCGCAGCAACGGTTACCTGATCCAGCAGACAGTGACCACGCTGACGGCCACTGCGGCGGCCATCGCTGACGGTTCGATTGCCGACGCCGACACGTCCTTCTGGGACAGCCTGGACACCCAGACGTCCAGTCCCGGCGAGGAAGCTGACGACGAGTAG
- a CDS encoding uracil-DNA glycosylase, with translation MTALAPESLREQLLSRRYEPNVAAVNELCDSLQSVKPHTEVPYVDPMHDVDECRIISLYSNIGEADPSGFITAGDEDAATRMLGIQWKLGLRPEFVMPWNVHPWHTPGEVNGKFTPDQISAGLKPLLKFLAVVPRASVIVAHGTEANRLANLLLKTEVPLLWRRGLKTYKVRSLSGRAFAGTPARQEQYLEEMRVVYTDAMARTGLAKV, from the coding sequence ATGACAGCCCTGGCCCCAGAATCCCTCCGTGAACAGCTCCTGAGCCGCCGTTACGAGCCCAACGTTGCCGCCGTCAACGAGCTGTGCGATTCCCTGCAGAGTGTCAAGCCCCACACCGAAGTCCCCTACGTTGACCCCATGCACGACGTGGACGAGTGCCGCATCATCAGCCTCTACTCCAACATCGGCGAGGCTGACCCCTCCGGCTTCATCACCGCCGGCGACGAAGACGCCGCCACCCGCATGCTCGGCATCCAGTGGAAGCTGGGCCTGCGCCCCGAGTTCGTGATGCCCTGGAACGTACACCCGTGGCACACCCCCGGCGAGGTCAACGGCAAGTTCACGCCGGACCAGATTTCCGCCGGCCTCAAGCCGCTGCTGAAGTTCCTCGCCGTGGTCCCCCGCGCTTCGGTGATCGTGGCCCACGGCACCGAAGCCAACCGCCTGGCCAACCTGCTGCTGAAGACCGAAGTTCCGCTGCTCTGGCGCCGCGGGCTGAAGACCTACAAGGTCCGCTCCCTCAGCGGCCGCGCCTTCGCCGGGACGCCCGCACGGCAGGAACAATACCTCGAGGAAATGCGCGTCGTCTACACCGACGCCATGGCCCGCACAGGGCTCGCGAAGGTCTAA